One window of the Anabaena sphaerica FACHB-251 genome contains the following:
- a CDS encoding DUF2605 family protein, translating into MANRLPKALGELLENEKIQFMSELEQFDLLQLVKQAQAKLSTAKLLFEATDRQVGIDMATLMPGHKLVSECWKMAMLYRQSKSE; encoded by the coding sequence ATGGCGAACCGCCTGCCGAAGGCATTGGGTGAATTATTAGAAAATGAGAAAATCCAATTTATGAGTGAACTAGAGCAATTTGATTTATTACAACTAGTCAAACAAGCTCAAGCCAAACTCAGCACAGCCAAGTTGCTTTTTGAAGCAACGGATAGACAAGTCGGGATTGATATGGCGACTTTAATGCCTGGGCATAAGTTGGTAAGCGAATGTTGGAAAATGGCAATGCTCTACCGTCAGTCAAAATCAGAGTGA